The DNA region TGTGGTAAGTCGACCGGTCAAACGATCGATATCAGTCAGCGTTGTTTTCAACCACCAAGAAGTCAAACAACAGCTTTTTCTTCACGTTTCGCCGCAACAAGAGCAACGGAAAGGGACCCAACAAAAATGTCGCTGTACCAATTTTGGAGGTTTTTCGCAAGACCAGGGCTTTAAGGTATATCTATTTTGTTTCTTGTAATTCAAACGCCTTGATAATGCCAAGAAGAAGattgataataaatgaataaataaataaataaataaaagcttgATAACGCACGTGGTTTTAGATGCAAAATTGGAAAAATTGTTAGTACCAAGAAGTCAAGAACAGCTTAACACctttttctaaccttttttttcttttaaagaaattgAGCAAACAAGTTAACTTATCTCCAATTATTACGTAACTATTCTCGTTATttaagtatttatttttatttttataagataaatgttttggacataaaaaaatttcataaattaaattaacaaattgatgtgatttgatataatatgtaagtatataaaatagacttttattgtaaagtagatataatgttttcatatcaatttatgagtttactttATAAGATCTTATCGTAACTATAATActtcttttctcaaaaatgaaacaataagtattgatttgtttttttttcctaaaaagagaaaaagaaaaatctaacaTATGTATTATTTAGCTATATCCCCCTCTGGATGATGCATGCATCGATCTTCCTAACATTCAAAACTAGGTTTAGCCTTTAACGAAAATCCCTCCAAACAGGACCATATTATGTACAACCAAGTCATGTTTTTGGTCTGCAACTGTATTTCAAAACCTCATATATCCTTTCTAACAACATTTCTCCGGGTTCTCCTACATACATTGACGATGTTTCAGAAACATCTATGTCATATTTACTCGGTTGAAAAGAGAggcaaaagaaaaatggaaaaaaagaaaaagaaaaagaaaaattaggtgCAACGCTAACTTCTACCTGAATTGGTACTAGCTATATAACGCGAAGATTAATCGTAGACTCAGGGCAGACCTCGCCGGCAACATAGGGGCAGCCTTTAACAATGGCACTCGTCTCTGGCAATTCTGCTAACAGAGTGTGTTTGCATGTGTTCATTCTACTGCTTTTCTTTGTAAAAGCGGCTTTCTCCGGCACACTCGTCACCTCTATACCAGGCTTCGACGGTGACCTCCCTTTTAAACTCTATACTGGGTACGTACCTTTAAGATGAGTTTGTTGTGTTGTtgttccttaaaaaaaaaaatgaaaatttgaaagaaagttAATGTAGTTTtgtgttgctttttctcaaatataattttatgtattgTTGTTGGTTTGTTTTTCAGTTATGTGACCGTCGGTGAAGCAGATatgttttactattttatcGAGTCCGAGGGAAAACCCAAATCGGATCCCCTTTTGCTCTGGTACAGTGGCGGCCCTGGTTGCTCTGCTTTCAATGGTCTTATTTATCAAATTGGTACCGTTTCCTTTCCTCATCCTATGCTCATTCTCCACGCATCCCTTGTCTGAAACTTAGAAAGGTTACAAGTAAGACTATAAATACATAGTTCataataagtttttataaaaataaatttataaatcgatgtaatgtaatatgttatattataaagttaattttattataaaatagatataaaaatCACTTTAACTTGTGagcatatttttataagatatttttataaatctaaatagatattattcattttatttgcaatTGAGATGACTATTAcctatttttataaatagattgaAAATTAAGTCATTTTGACTAGTCATTTTTCCGTTTTTATTTAATAGGCCACGTGACACTAATAGTGATGCCATGTCAAGAAGATCGTTTTAAATTTCAGATAATCTAAAAGAAGTGCtttaacaaggaaaaaaataaaagtactttaagaggttgtttggacagtaagatgagataagataattttagataaaagttaaaaattgaataaaatattattattattttaagatttaaaaaaattaaattattaattatattttatatgagaatttaaaaattttataataataagatgaaataaaagatttttcaattcAAACGGGCTCCTAATCTAAATATATCGGAATTGTAAAACATATAAATGGCCAAATCGGGATGATTCttccatcatttttatatataattttttttttcttataaaagatttatttgttatttttgtaaaataagttTGACACGTCAGTCATGCCAATACGTACTACTTACATGTATTTTCGATAAACGTTgatggataaaaaaataataataataacaaattaattacaCAATTCCTAAATCTATGTAGCTCGGAGGTGGTTGACTTTCTTATAAACTTCTCCTTAGAAATGTTATGTGTTTTAACTATACTTGTAGGTCCACTAGCTTTCAACCTGACAGACTACGAAGGGGGTATACCAAATACATACTATTACCCATACTCATGGACAAGGGTTAGttccctcttcttcttttttttaatttcccatGAGTTCCATCAAATGAATTTGATCGTATCACTGAATGATGTTGGAAATTTCCCAGACTGCCAGCATTTTATTTGTAGATGCACCCGTTGGCACTGGTTTCTCCTATGCTACAAGTGCGGATGCATACGATGTCTCGGACACAAAAACAGCAGCACAAGTTTATGAATTCCTAAAGAAGGTGAATTTATCCCAACATTAACAGCTGattaactagctagctagctagctggtcTCATATCGCCCTCCATTAAATGGGGActcaaccaaaaaagaaaaagaaaaaattcttgCTATGGTATATCAAAAAGTAATGCTTACAAGATGCTTGCATATTTGTTTTCCTGACCCATCGACAAGGAGTCATATGTGTTGGAAGATTTTAAGTGTTTTGTCTTTCCACTGAATCATATGTTTCTTGAGTACTTTTACATGTATGCAGTGGTTGAGTGAACACCCACAATACCTGCTGAATCAATTATTTGTCGGTGCTGATTCTTATTCAGGCGTATCCGGCCCAGTCGTTGTTAAACATATCATTGATGGTAACTTTATCATGATCTTGCTCTTGGAAGTGATATTAATCAAAGAGAATCGACTCATTAACTTTGAACCTGTTTGGCTAAATATAAATCAGGTAATGAAGCTGGGCTCGTGCCACGCCTGAATCTCAAGGTGCATCTTCAATTTGCAGAAACTTGAACCAGTACCTTAATCAAGTAGCTCATAAATTAAGTTACTTCAATAAACTGCATGCTTAATTGCTTGAAATGGTTTCAGGGGTATATTCTTGGGTGCCCCAAAACTGATGCAACTATTAACGATAATTCAAAGATAATATATTCTCATCGGATGGGACTGGTATCAGATGAACTCTATGAGGTAATATTCTTCCTTAacattcttcatttcttctcttgaCTGGCCTGATTTCCGTTGATTAATATTCTGGTATAGAGGCCTTAGAGTAGCATAACTCTTCCTATACGAGTTATTCTATACTGTTCCTATATGAGTTATTCTATTCTTAAGCCGATGTCTAAAGCAAACCATCCACATCACTTAaatggtaagatttgatttgtaagactcaaattttaaaatttatctttcaaatcaaattataccacGTAAGTAGTGTGCGATGTAAACGTCTTAAAATAGAGTATTCTTCCTATATATGGTTGAAATTGGAAAATGGTATATGCATGGATCTTTGCAGGCAGCAAAAGAAAGTTGTAACGGGAATTATGATGATATTACTAAATCACAAGCACAATGCTATGAGGATCTTAAATTAATCCAGCATGTAAGAGACTCGATTCTGTCCTTTTTTGTATGGAACTTCGGAATCTGACACTAACAGTATAAGGTGATTCCTTGAACTTTTAGTGCATCAAAGacataaataaaaaccatattCTGGAGCCTAAGTGCACCTGGGCATCCCCAAAACACTATGGAGGATCGGTCCGAAGAGCTCTTGAAGAAGACTCAGACGGCTTGATCCTGTCATCCTCAGATACTGATCAGGAGTTTTATTGCCATGTAAATACATCTCTCTGCCCAGCCTTTCTCTctataaatttacaatttttagCGTACAGAAGTTATATGCAGAACCGATCCACACTTTTGCAGACCTTCGGCTATGCGCTGTCTTATATTTGGGCCAACGATCGAAGTGTTAGGAAGGCTCTTAATATCCTAGAGGTATTGACTCCCAAATTAAGTTAATTTATTGAGGGaaatataactaaaatatgAAAGTGCAATTGCTGCAATCAGGGATCAGTACAAGACTGGAAGAGATGCAACAAGACCTTAAGCTCATCTTACACATATGACCTCACCAGCGTGCTTGAGTATCATAAAAATCTCAGCACAAAGGGTCTTCAAGTTCTAATATACAAGTATGTTGCTCAGAACTGACCATAATTCCTATCAATGCTAGCTCTTCTTTTggattctatttctctcttttcaaCAAACTAGATAGGCATCATAATGatcatattcttcttctttgaggTGATCTTATTTTGTAGGATTTGCTATCAACCTACTTAGTTTTCGTTAAATCACTAATTTTCCCGAAAATTTATATTCCCGATGAGAATCGAACtcgatcatttttcttatatatacatattttttaacaatatatcttcaTGTGTTTTAAGAGAAATTTTCCTGATTTTCTAAACCATGAGATCTGTTTCATTTTTCACACAGTGGTGATCATGACCTGGTAATCCCAAACATTGGTACACAAGAGTGGATTAAGGTGCTCAATTTAACCATCGTTAATGATTGGCATTCGTGGTTAGTGGATGGTCAAGTTGCAGGGTCAGTACATATCCAGTTAACATTGTGATCATCCATCCTGATTAATTCATGaactagtttttttaaaataaaaaataaaattaatcaaaaatGAATAATTGTAATCGTTTTGTTTGTGTAGGTACACAATTAAGTATTCGAGTAATGGGTACCGCTTGACCTATGCCACCATAAAGGTTAGTTTAAAAAACAGAACAACAACTGGTTTCGGAATTATTTACGTTAATTGTAATCGTTTTtgttgactatatatatatgtgtgtgtgtatgtttgACAAATAATAATGTTGTTGTTTGAGAAGGGGGCGGGTCACTCACCTCAAGAGTACAAGCGTAGAGAAAGTTTTCACATGTTCGACAGGTTTATCCATTATTTTCCACTCTGAATCACTCCGGCGATCGGCTTCAAGATCAATGGCCTGCAAACTGCTGAATTATTTGTAATCTATTGATGTTAAATCTGGCAATAAAGGTTAGAGCCATGTATCGTGTATGATACCTTAATCTTATAATGGAGGCTGAGCTTGAGACGTCTCAGCCAAAAGATACAAAAAGGAGTTCCATTGCACCTTGTTAGCTTTACATGCCTTAATTCTCCATTCACATACACTTTCACGTGCTTTCcgatttaaaaaagagaaatgttttaggtaaatctttataaaaataaatatataaattgatttgaATTAATATGATACGTTGATTACaaaatcacgttaatttataagtttatttttataaaatttattgataACTGTTATATTTCTCTTTCATAATACTCTTTAGGTGATACAATGATTTTTGAATTAACATGTTTatacatagaatttatttttataaaataagggTTTATCCCAAAAACATTTTCTAATTGATAAAAGCGACTCTACTTCAAACCCATCCAAGTCATTTTAAGAAGTGAGATATTTTTAAAGGGTGATATCTCGATTTTATTATTAAACTCTCACAAGGAATATCAGGAATATCTGGAAGCATGGAATTACAaccaaaattctaaaacaaactCGAGAATACAAGTAAAAGGAAACATCACTTCGGGAAATTCCTATTCTAGTCTGAAAGagttattttgaataaaatcttcTAGAATTCGACTCATGTGGCTATtagagaataataaaaattgtataCTCGTGGTGCAACTAAATGAGAGTGGAGATCAAAAGACCCCACAATCTCTATACTTAACCACCAAAGTCGGGTCCAGAACTCGCAGTGCAACCAAATGAGCGTGGAAGTCAAAAGACCCCACGATCCTTATACTTAGCCATCAAAGTCAAGTCAATGACTCCAAATGGGCGTGAAGGTCAAATTACCCCACAACCTTTATACTTAGTCACCAAAGTTGAGTTCAGGACTCACAGTGCAACTAAATGGACGTGGAGGTTAAAAGACCCCACGACCCCTATACATAGCCACCAAAGACGAGTCAAAAACTCGCTGTTCAACCAAATGAACGTAAAGATCAAAAAACTTTACAACCCATATACTTAGCCACCAAAGAAGAGTTTAGAACTCACGATGCAACCAAATAGACGTGGATATCAAAACACCCCATTACCCCTATATTTAGCTATCAAAATCGAGTCCAATACTCACAGTGCAACCAAATAGGCATGGAGGTCTAAAGACTCAATGACCTCCATACCTAATTATGAGGCGGCACACATACAGAGAAAAGATTCGGTCAAACAAGAAGATTATACAATGAAAATAAGGCGCTGTTAGCAATATGTCATAGTGTCAATGCCAATTTGTCCAAAAGATTATATAAGCCTTGGTTACAAAAGTTAATACAATCAAAagcactattaaaaaaaaaacacacacaagaGTTAAGATGTCTAGGAAGGAGGAGTTGGTGGAGGCTTTGAAGATGTCGAGAGCAGCAGTAAGTTCATGAAAGTGTCAGGCATGATCTTGCGCCCCAAGGAATCAACAAATTGGACCACGATGTTGTTAGGCTTGAAATCATCAGGTTTTAAGCGCTTCAAGTCAGCACGAGGGTGAGCCAACATATAAGCTCGCAAGTGAGCCACGCCAGCCCCGTACCCATACGCAAAAGCTCGGTCCCTTACACCAATGGCAAAGACCAACTGTGGCTGCAAGTGGACCACCTTGCTCCTTGAAACAGTCAGTTTGGCCTCAAACTATTGTAGCCGCGCCTTATGCTTCATCACATTTTTATCTAGATTGATCAAAGCCTGGTTCTGCTTATCGTTCTTGGCGTTAAAAGTCTCCCAATTTTTCTTGTAAGTATCAAACCTTTTGTGCATATCTTCATAAGATCCCTTACTCTCAAAAAGTTGGACATTAAGTTCCCTCTGAGATGCATCATGTGATACCCTAGCCTGCAAGAGATCAAGGGAGAGCTGCTTACGACCCTCCTTAGAGGTAGCCAGTGCTTGAGCATGTTCAAAACAACATTGCTCAACTGCGACCAATTGCTGCTGGGAGGATTCTAACTCATTCTTGGCATTGAGCAGTTGGGCATAAGCTAAGTCACGCTCAGACTCTGTCAGTCTTAGGGCAAAGCCTTGCTTGGCATTTAGAGACCCAACATAAAGTAACTCACCTCGAAGCTTATATGCCTCCTTACGGAGAATATCGAGTTCACCTTCTAGAAAGCGAATGTGCCCATCAACTTGCTCTAGGTAAGACTCCAGCTCAGTCTTCTCAGCTAACAAGTGAGAATTCTCTTGTTTGGCATAGAAGGTGAATTTTCGTCTCTCACGAACGTCAAACTATAGATCAGCGTGGTCGTTAGTAGTTCAAGTCACCAGACTGTCCACGCCTTGTAGAAAATAACCAAAATTTAAGGCGAACAAATACAAGTAAAAGACAGAAAGAATAACAACATGATAGAAAAAGTTATACCGCGGATGGGTAATGAAGTTGTAGCATTCCTTgtagaatttttaaagaaaaagtctaTTTGCACACGGGGTTGGGGACCTCTCACGTACACGTCCATCTACTTGTAATAATGAAACGCGTTTAgctcatcttcttctttgcaTCTCCTTCATATCGTCTTCTCTGTGTTCAAGCAAGGAAACAGAGCATGTGTGCTCTCTAACCCAAAGCCTTGCCACACGTTGATCTCCTCCATGCCAACCCAGACCACCACCTTCGCCGTCCAACCCATCTATGTTCAACCAATACCGAAAGATCAACCATCACCATTTCTCTCATAACCAAAACAAACCATCTCCACACCGTGACCCTCTCACTGCCAACGTTCACGTCGACTCCTTGTATGTTATTACCCAACCCCCATC from Carya illinoinensis cultivar Pawnee chromosome 6, C.illinoinensisPawnee_v1, whole genome shotgun sequence includes:
- the LOC122314460 gene encoding serine carboxypeptidase-like 17; the encoded protein is MALVSGNSANRVCLHVFILLLFFVKAAFSGTLVTSIPGFDGDLPFKLYTGYVTVGEADMFYYFIESEGKPKSDPLLLWYSGGPGCSAFNGLIYQIGPLAFNLTDYEGGIPNTYYYPYSWTRTASILFVDAPVGTGFSYATSADAYDVSDTKTAAQVYEFLKKWLSEHPQYLLNQLFVGADSYSGVSGPVVVKHIIDGNEAGLVPRLNLKGYILGCPKTDATINDNSKIIYSHRMGLVSDELYEAAKESCNGNYDDITKSQAQCYEDLKLIQHCIKDINKNHILEPKCTWASPKHYGGSVRRALEEDSDGLILSSSDTDQEFYCHTFGYALSYIWANDRSVRKALNILEGSVQDWKRCNKTLSSSYTYDLTSVLEYHKNLSTKGLQVLIYNGDHDLVIPNIGTQEWIKVLNLTIVNDWHSWLVDGQVAGYTIKYSSNGYRLTYATIKGAGHSPQEYKRRESFHMFDRFIHYFPL